From Heteronotia binoei isolate CCM8104 ecotype False Entrance Well chromosome 12, APGP_CSIRO_Hbin_v1, whole genome shotgun sequence, the proteins below share one genomic window:
- the LOC132580669 gene encoding NXPE family member 1-like yields MAEILKKLDQRMPKVTFRDLEATTSAKHSKAALLNRKDSYCVGDHLTVRLDAYDHLGRRKKYGGDFLRARIYSSHLKAGASGLIEDYRNGTYLVNFTLFWRGEVRVSILLIHPSEGVSALWAARKKGYGKIGFTGQFLNGTSDVFTKCGFNITTEEEQCEYLDERDQEAFYCVKPKHVPCEAFTHLKSHNKPVSYLTALEKSLLYRNNTGIEIPQTFGAIQVLSCNRSETWAREKCRTGMESTLPSGYVLQNAWHPDFCSLSDFSTTDQVHACLKKKMVYLMGDSTLRQWIYTLAEKVKTLKFFDGHGKGVFRTHLIMDPERNTLVQWKRHGHPFVTLQLYSVKDHEYVAHAIDRVDGGENTVVAITLGQHFRPFPIHLFVRRLLNVREAILRLHLRSPSTRVIIKGENIREMYIDPERLGDVNGYPQNLVTRDIFQGLNVGFIDGWDMSIAYGINHVHPASHIVWSQIIMFLTYIC; encoded by the exons atggCAGAGATCCTGAAGAAGCTGGACCAGCGGATGCCCAAAGTCACTTTTAGGGACCTGGAAGCCACCACAAGTGCCAAGCACAGCAAGGCCGCTCTCCTGAACCGCAAAGACTCTTATTGTGTTGGAGACCACTTGACGGTTCGACTGGACGCATACGATCatttggggaggaggaagaagtacGGAGGGGACTTCCTAAGAGCCAGGATCTATTCATCCCATCTTAAAGCTGGGGCTTCGGGCCTCATAGAAGACTACCGGAATGGCACCTACCTGGTGAATTTCACTTTATTTTGGAGAGGAGAAGTCAGAGTTTCCATCTTGCTCATCCACCCCAGTGAAGGAGTTTCTGCGCTGTGGGCAGCCAGGAAGAAAGGGTATGGAAAAATAGGCTTCACTGGCCAGTTTTTAAATGGCACCTCAGATGTCTTCACCAAATGTGGCTTTAATATAACCACCGAGGAGGAGCAGTGCGAGTATCTCGATGAGAGAGACCAAGAGGCCTTCTACTGTGTTAAACCGAAGCACGTCCCCTGCGAAGCCTTCACGCACCTGAAGTCCCACAACAAACCAGTGTCCTACCTCACGGCCTTGGAGAAAAGTCTTCTTTACAG GAACAACACTGGTATTGAGATCCCACAGACGTTTGGAGCCATTCAAGTATTGTCCTGCAACA GGAGTGAAACATGGGCCCGAGAAAAATGCAGGACAGGGATGGAGTCAACCCTCCCCAGTGGCTACGTTTTGCAGAACGCCTGGCATCCGGATTTCTGCTCTCTCTCTGATTTTAGCACCACAGACCAGGTCCATGcttgtctgaagaagaagatggtttATCTCATGGGGGATTCAACGTTACGCCagtggatttatacccttgcCGAGAAGGTGAAAA ctCTGAAGTTCTTTGACGGCCACGGGAAAGGGGTCTTCCGGACGCATCTGATTATGGACCCGGAGAGGAATACTTTGGTTCAGTGGAAAAGGCATGGGCATCCCTTTGTGACATTGCAGCTCTACTCAGTGAAAGACCATGAGTACGTTGCCCATGCAATTGACCGAGTGGACGGTGGGGAAAACACAGTCGTGGCCATCACCCTGGGCCAGCATTTCCGACCCTTTCCTATTCACCTCTTTGTGAGGAGGTTGCTGAATGTCCGGGAAGCCATCCTCCGCTTACACCTGAGGAGCCCCAGCACAAGAGTCATCATCAAAGGAGAGAATATCCGGGAGATGTACATAGACCCAGAGAGGCTGGGCGATGTCAACGGCTACCCCCAAAACCTCGTCACAAGGGACATCTTTCAGGGTCTGAATGTTGGCTTCATTGATGGATGGGATATGAGCATCGCCTATGGCATAAATCATGTCCACCCAGCCAGCCATATAGTCTGGAGCCAAATCATTATGTTTTTAACATACATTTGttag